The nucleotide window CCCTTCACCCCGAGAGctccgcggcgcggcgcggcgcggcggttAGCTGGACCTCCAGGAAGGAACCTTCCGCCGATAACGGAACCGAGGACGCGAGGCGGACGCTGCCCGGCCGGGACGGAGGCGAACTCGCAACTTGCGGCGGAGTTCGGGAGCCAATCGGAGCCTcgcacggcggcggcggcggcggctgctcGGTGGGGGATGAGAGCAGGACGGGATACGCAACACTGCAGGCAGGTGGGGGAACTTCACACGAATAATCCTGAAACTCCGGTCtcctacagatggagaacaatgttGCTCCACTGGTACCAGCATCTTCTCAAGGTACGAGGAAAGCACACAAGTTCTGTTGGATTTACTCCAGAATATTATGAATATGATTAGATGAATTGTAAAGTCCCTCTTTACATGAACATGAACTTTTTCCATTTCCCCTGCAttccagccctgccacaaaaggacctgctgagatcgtTTCAGTGCTCCTCTTCTTAACACAGGTGAAAGTGTTGAGGAACACAAGTCTGGAcatcattctgtcctgctgactgagttagaatatcagactggatgctttaaaagggtggtagtagcctagtgggtaacacactcgcctatgaaccagaagacccgggttcaaatcccacttactaccatcgtgtccctgagcaagacacttaaattgctccagggtggggactgtccctgtaactactgattgtaagttgctctggataagggcgtctggtaaatgctgtaaatgtaaatgtaaaaggaaggtgatgcttgaaatcatcgTTCTTCCTGCGTTAACCGTGGTTACCTGCACGGAAACATGTTCAGTCATCACTGTGTTGGATAAAAAgttcttcacaggcaagaatattgctgctactaagttTGCACCCAAATCAACTATTTATCAACCATTTAAATCAACCAGTTGGTGTTGTgaagaaagtgacgtgattgtcattgtgagacactgcagcacagcacacggtgacacggtgaaacgtgtcctctgtatttaacatcatccttggtgagcgaTGGataccatgacaggcacccgggtagcagtgtgtggggacgggaccttcatcaaggggacctcagtggcggatcaggattcctGAACCGCTCGGACACCACCGCCCCAAAAAGTGGGATATTTCTataaatgagggatttcaatggTAGACATTTCATGTatgcgtctgccaaatgcagtaaatgtacgGTACTTATAAGAAATGTACTGTAGAATaagacaacaacatttatttcttatatgtaCGGATAACTAGTTATAAGACTATTTAACCAACATAATTCCTACATTTTTTAATGCGTTATAGATGTCTTGTATAATTGGTCTGTGTGTATACAGCtattaattatttgtatatAATGTTTACTGCCATTTTAGatcacatatttaaaataagtcacatattgGGTCAGAAATCCCAGTTTCGTGATTCTTTACAAAATGATTGGCTGAAAGGGTCTGCTTTCTATTTCGCATTGAACAGAACAGAGCTGAAGAGTCCAGAATGCACAGGCCTCTAAAATGAATAGTGAATATGCACAATATTAATCATTTACAACATACAGCTGCAGCTAAAGATGATAAAGcggctgctaggccaccactgaagtacatttttaaatgttcaacCTGTTGGGTGTTGTAAGTGAggtgtgtatacatacacacacacacacacacacagacacacgcattATTCTGTTGCCAGCGGCTCTGTTGTAGTTTAGTTGTATTTTTGCTCCTGTGTTGCACCACGTCGCTTCGTTTTTTTACCGTACTGGAGAGAAATGACAATATAAACCTGCTGCTGCTATTCAGTTATTTTCTCCTTTATTTCATCCTATAACTGTTACTTGAACTATGCACGGCTGAGGATGCATTTTCACGTCGTTAGATGTCCGTTAGGTGGCGCGGTTCACTGCTGCTCGCAGAGTAACGTCCCGGGAGAGGACACGTGGACTGGAACCCTCCGCACTTTCTAGATCCCGTTTTATCTCGTTGTTCTGTCCCCTCTTCTTTTCCCCGCGCCGTTATGTCGTGAATGTACTGAATGCGCCGGCGGGGCGTGGCCTGTTGTGGGCGTGGCCGCGCAGGGGGCGGGGTATATATAGAAGGACCCCCGGCGCTTGGCGGGGTGTTGGAAGGGGGTGCACCCTCCTCAGGAACGGACGCGACCATGCCCCTCCACCTGGGGACGCTGGACGGCGACAGGGACTACAAATCCGAGAAGCGGTGCCAGCGGACCTCGTTCGCCTTCTACCAGGCCGTCCGGGACCGGCTCCCGGTGTGGGTCCTGGAGGACATGCGGACCATGGAGGTGTTCCACTGGGAGGAGGACGGGCGCGCCTGCGCCTACACGCCGTCCGAGGCGCTGCTTTACGCGCTGGTGCACGACCACCAGCAGTACGCACGACACCTGCTGTCCCGCCACTCGCTGCGCGCCCTGGACATGCCCAGCAGGAGCTTCCGCTGCTGCCCCGCGTCCCCGACCCCGCACGTCGCCGTGGCCGTCCGCTACAACCGCGTCCGGATCCTCCGCATGATCCTGGGCTGCGCCACGGACTTTACGCGCGGCGAGCGCCAGGACTACCTGGACCGGCGCGGCTGCACCCACGGAGACAGCGCCCTGCACCTCGCCTGCGACCTGCTGCGACCCGAGtgcctggtcctgctgctgggacaCGGCGCGTCCCCCTACGTGACGGACCGGGCGGGCAACACGCCCCTGGACGGCCTGCTGGCGGACATGCGCCGCGGCGCGCCGGACATGGCGCCGCGCCGCGTCTGCCTGGGCTACCTGCTCCTCTTCATGCCCGAGCTGCGCTTCCGGCTGCGCGGCGAGCTGCGGGACGACGCGCCGCGCTGGCAGGAGCTGCTGGGCCGCCAGGCGTTCCAGTGGCTCTGCGGCCGGACGCCGCCGTCCCTGTTCGCGCAGGCCATGCAGACGCTGACGCGCTGCGCGCCGCCGGCGACCATGGACACCCTGCCCGGCTACCTCCGGCCCCTGGACTTCCGGCTGCACCAGGAACGTTCTGGAAATGAGCTGCACTTTACTTTCTAAACGATGTACACGTTGCATTTCGTAGCATTAAACCGCTTTTCTTTAAAACTGTAGAAAATGTTATTATTGCAccaacaatcacacacacaccagaagagAAGTGGTGACGGGTTTATTTCAGCTGCATCAGACCCGCCACGCCATCATCAAATTAAAAAGTGTCGGGCCGGACGGCCAATCAGGGGTGACGTTACtgaacgaacacacacacacacacacacacacacacacacacacacacacacgagccgAAGAGCCAGCAGAACAGCTTACAGTCAGTCCGGAGCCGGGCCGGGAGAAGTGGACTAGATGGACGCTCCATGCACCATTCGAGGGCACATGTCATAGGGAAACGGGAGACGCGTGGACTGCGGTCTTTGGAGTCACGACCCTCCGGGGACGATATTGAAAACCATTAAATACACAACCTGGACCTCGCCGTTATCTGGACTTCAGCTCCGGCAGCCGAGAAGGAGACGAAGAGCCGTCGTCCCTGCCGCGTTGTCCCCAAGATCAAAGGTGACTCCAGGTCACAAGCTGAAGGTCCACAGTCTACGTGCACCGGGCTCGAGAAGAGACGGCACGTTGTAGTTTCCCTCCACGTACAGTTAAAACGACGTTAAACGTACAGTACACACCTTCACAGAAACGACTAGAAACACGTACTACACACCAGCGGTGCATGGACCACGTCATAAAAACGACACTCTCATCGCTCTGGGTTCAGTACGGTGAAATAATATCAACATGAATTTTACAGAATCCATTTCAGAATTGACTGCTGGATTTTGGCCGCGGTGGAAACAGCATTTTCACTCGAATCGAGTTGCATTGAAGGTTCTTTATTTAAAGAAGACGTCTTCGTCCCTGTAACATGGCACCACGTAGGCACACAGAGTGATGATACTGATGGAGGTCGCAGACGAGTCCCGAACCCCGGTCAGGAAGCCATGATGATCGAGCAGCATGCTGAAGCGGGAGGGCGCGCCCCCACAgattaatatgttttaaaatgatcacCTTTTTAAAAGGAAACCAAATCAAAtctgaataatttaaaaacCACGAGGACGACCCTTCCTGCAGCATCCGATGCCGACACGTACATCCCTTTTTAAACGGTTATTTACACGGGTTAGAAAAGATAAAGTGCCCACTAATTCCTAAAACGTTCCCATGGTGACATTCTATCAGAAGAAAAGGGGGATTTTTCCAAGCGGGATCTCTCGGCACGATTACCCAGAATTCCCCTGCCTCCTTGGTTGCCTTGCATGTGCATGTGGCCAGGATTAGAGGACCTCCCActcgtcctccaggtcctcgGCGCTCAGGGAGCCCGCAGCAGTGTGGGGTTtggctgtgctgtgctgcagggtcttGGTGAGGCGCCGGGAGAGGCCGCCGGACGGGGTCACCGCCCACAGCTCGTCCGGAGGGGTGGCTGCAGACCAAAATACGCCAATAACGCGGAATAAACGGCAACATCGGCAGAAACAGAAGTCGGAATTTCGAGCGAGAGCGACCTGTCAGCCAGGTGACGAGTCCCGGGATCTTCTTCCAGTAGTCTCCGGCGGGGTTTTTGTCTGTGATGCCGTAGCGGCGCGCCACCTCGCCGTTCGGGCAGCGCGCCCACACCGTCCTCATGCTCAAAGCCAACTGGCTGGCCTGGAGCCCTGCAACACAATACACAAGAGTTCGGGTCACAGCGACATTACTTCACAGCCATTAAACAACTCTgattaaaagaaataataaagtgaagcgattgtcacatgtggtacacagcagcacagcacacggtgacacgctgaaacgtgtcctctgtatttaaccatcaccctgagtgagcagtgggcaccatgacaggcgcccggggagcagtgtgtggggacggtgctttgctcggtgacacctcagtggcaagcttccttaacagctaggccaccgctggcccagtCACCTTGCAGCGTGTGGCAGCAGAAAATACGGGAAAGTGTAAAGATCTGAACGAGGAAAGATGGCCTGTGTTGTCCGATCTACTAGAACACACGTGTCAAACCCACGGCGATATAACACGCTAATAACActcaaactacagatcccataatgcagtgcgccCATGTGAGCGGCCTACACTCGCATGgcactttggtgactttgaagcacgaaaaaaagaatttcgagctgcttcacaacccattccTGTCAACATGGAAACTGCACGGAAAGATCGTGTTCGGAAAGGcagctgaagcactgcattatgggacatGGAGTTTTTCAGGGAAAGAAACGGCAGCATCATCTGCCGGTGGAGATACCTTGAGATGTCACCTACTGAATATTATAATGTTATTGGGTCATGGCTGACTGGTGTACATATGGGAAAAATTACAGGAAGAATTACACGGTGACAACAGAACGGGGCGTACCTGGGATGTGCTCCCAGTCTGTCCCAACCGGCATCTCTTCCGTGATGCCAACGCGGACATGGACATTCGCCCGGCTGTCGAGTCCCCACAGCATGCGGTCGTTTGGACTGGTGTGTATTCTCACCAGCTGCACTCCTGCaggctaaacacacacacacacacacacacacacacacacgtatatattaATTACCAAACTGGTTCACCTTTGATCACCTTTGAGTTTGGCAGGGTCCAAAATTCACTTGTAATATGTGGTGCACGTCACTGGGTGAAAGGTCAAAGGAGAGTTATTAAAACACTGAACATGTCCATACAATGGAAGAGATTAGCCTGTCCTTTAACTGCTGATTAACGTAGACCACCTCCTCTCCACACGTCACATGCTCTGCTGCGATGGCGGCTCGCTGATAacaaccctgtgtgtgtgtgttgtatcaTATGATTACAGCTGCTGTTATCAGGTCCACAGCACAAAATACAGGAACCCAGAGAACGACCATCTAAAGACGTGTGGCTCCTTCTCCACTTCAACACAGGTACACATCAACAggtccatttacagcatttatcaaatgcccgtatccatagtgacttacagtcagtagttacagggacagtctcccccagcagcaacctagggttaagtgtcctgctcagggacacaatggtagtaagtggggtttgaacctgggtcttctggttcataggcgagtgtcttacccactaggctgttccacagatacaaccaacAGGTCCGACACAGGTCCAATACAGGTACACAGCAACAGGTCcaacacagggtggtagtagcctagtgggtaagacactcacctgtgaaccaggagaccgaggttcaaaccccacttactaccgtcgtgtccctgagcaagacacttaaccctgagtgtctccaggggggactgtccctgtaactactgattgtaagtcgctctggataaggacgtctggtaaatgctgtaaatgtaaacacagcaaCAGGTCCAACCAACAAGTCCAACAGAGGTCCAACACAGATACAACCAATAGCTTAATCACAGGTACACACCAACAGGtccaacacaggtacacaccaATACAGATACAACCAACAGGTCCAtcacaggtacacggcaacaggtccaacCAACAAGTCCAACAGAGGTCCAACACAGATACAACCAATAGCTCAATCACAGGTACACACCAACAGGtccaacacaggtacacaccaATACAGATACAACCAACAGGTCCAtcacaggtacacggcaacaggtccaacCAACAAGTCCAACAGAGGTCCAACACAGATACAACCAATAGCTTAATCACAGGTACACACCAACAGGtccaacacaggtacacaccaATACAGATACAACCAACAGGTCCATCACAGGTACACAGCAACAGGTCCAACCAACAAGTCCAACAGATGTCCAACACAGATACAACCAATAGCTTAATCACAGGTACACACCAACAGGTCTAACACAGGTACACACCAATACAGATACAACCAACAGGTCCAtcacaggtacacggcaacaggtccaacacaggtacacggcaacaggtccatcacaggtacacggcaacaggtccatcacaggtacacggcaacaggtccaacacaggtacacggcaacaggtccatcacaggtacacggcaacaggtccatcacaggtacacggcaacaggtccatcacaggtacacggcaacaggtccatcacaggtacacggcaacaggtccatcacaggtacacggcaacaggtccaacacaggtacacggcaacaggtccatcacaggtacacggcaacaggtccatcacaggtacacggcaacaggtccaacacaagtacacaccaacacaggtacacggcaacaggtccaacacaggtacacggcaacaggtccaacacaggtacacggcaacaggtccaacacaggtacacggcaacaggtccaacacaagtacacaccaacacaggtacacggcaacaggtccaacacaggtacacggcaacaggtccaacacaggtacacacaaACAGGTCCATCACAGGTACGGAACAACAGGTCCAtcacaggtacacggcaacaggtccaacacaagtacacaccaacacaggtacacggcaacaggtccaacacaggtacacggcaacaggtccaacacaggtacacggcaacaggtccaacacaggtacacggcaacaggtccaacacaggtacacggcaacaggtccaacacaggtacacggcaacaggtccaacacaggtacacggcaacaggtccaacacaggtacacggcaacaggtccaacacaggtacacggcaacaggtccaacacaggtacacggcaacaggtccaacacaGGTACGGAACAACAGGTCCAACACAGGGAGAAGCACCTTCAGGGCCGGTTTACTTACCTAGAACTAAAACCTTAGTACTTGGCTGAGAAAGTATGGAAAAACCTAGTTCTGGACCAAAAGCAGCCAGcttttgtgtgcatttatatGTTGATAGGAACATACATTTTTTGGaaagtgtgtgagtatgtgtgtgtgtgtgtgtgtgtgtgtgtgtaaaaataccAGAGCAGGTGGCTCAATGCTGATCCAGGCAGGTAACATCATGCTGGGGTTGAGGGCCTGCGTCCCCACACGGAAGTAGACCATCCCACTCGTGTCACACGCCCACACGTTCTGACTGCCGCATGACAGGCTGATGAGTCTGGCATGTCCTGAAAAACCGAACACACAGATGACAACGGGGCAGGGTCACACTGTCACCACACGCGGGTCATGCAGCACATCTGGGAGACATGACATCACAGTATGGACATTTGTCATCAATCCTTGTTgctatttcataaataaaatatctaaGAGCCTTGAACTCTGGGTGCTGTTCCTGCATGTTATACTGCTGGGACACTTTATTCATTTCTGGAACAACGATCCAACGTGCCACACgtattaaagtgaaaaagtgaagtgattgtcattgtgtaacactgcagcacagcacacggtgcacacagtgagatgtgtcctccgtatttaaccatcactcttggtgagcagtgggcaccatgacaggggacagtactttgctcagtggcaccttggcagatcgctaggccaccactgccaccactatttaataattactattattgGCTAGCGGTCTCCACCAGGGATCTttaaaataacaacaattagaattgtacatttttataaagaaataaaaccctGATTTCCAGGAGTTCCCAGTGAGATGAACGGTCTGCACGTATTGGAAATCGGTCTGATCGGAGAGCTCTGATCACTATTGGTGGAAAGATGATTGAATTTGATGTAATTCCTGCTGCACCTTACGAAGTCTTATGTAATCTGCAGCCAGGAGGAGGTGTGGACGGGGGGTCACAGTCAGGGACAGGGGCTAAAAAAAGCTTCTGCACCCTCAGCGagcctcaacacacacacacacagcacccaaaAACGGGCAAGGTTACAGCTGCCTGCATCATCACATGCTGCTCTATTTCCAGCTCCATCAGGGtgagtgttcacacacacacacacacacacaccacacacacacacaccacacacacaccacacacacacacacacacacacacacacacacacacagtccggTTGCTGTGACCTTGAATAAAGAGACGACTAGAGCGCCAGGATGTTCTTACAAACACTACCAGATACGTGGGTCTGACCACAGAAGGCGTGGACCTGAAGCAACACGCCCACCACAGAGTCTTCAGGACATGCTGTGTCCACGTCGCACTGCTCAGTGTGAGAAGCGTGTGAAGGAACGTGAatgggagcagtggtggcctatcagcTAAGGAAACGTACTCGTAATCGGAATGTTGCCGGAATGGAATCCCAAAccgcagaggtgccactgaggtccccttgatctcggtcccgtccccacacgctgctccccgggcgcctgtcatggtgcccactgctcaccaagagtgatggttaaatacagaggacacgtttcactgtgtcaccgtgtgctgcgctgaaGTCTCGTAACGCCACTGGAACATGAACAGAACACCTGAGCAGCACTGTGGGCTCCAGCTTGACCACCTCCATCCAGCAACTTCATCACGTATTACATAAGCAGCAGCTGCTGCGAGACAAATTTAAAACCCCCACCCGACACCCCCAAACATCATCATCTGGACACACGAGCGCCAAATAACTACCAGCACAAGCGTCTGAAACTACAACAAACTACAAGCACCTTCCAAGACACCTTCACATCACGCCGTGGTGTGGGAGGGACAGTGACCCGGTGGACGCGGAGACACTGTGAGGCAGGACGGCGGTTTGGTGGACCCTCGGGGGACCGTGTGTAAATACGATCATGTGGCCAGCGGGTGCGTCAGCAGCCGCCACCCGACTCCGTCCAGACCGCTGACATTTGACGAAGACATGTCCAGAATGCACCTGCACTCCAAATAGCAACGTGTTTCTACACACGTTCATGtacacagaacaacacaaacagagaCGGGGCTGCAAGGTACCAGGTAGAACATGGAACCAGTTCCACAGGTATATGCCAAAGTGCTTAACTGtcatgtgacaccacagcacatggtgacataacccatcacccttacgagcaatgtgcagccatgacaggcgcccggggagcagcgtgtggggaccttggtggatcgggattagaacccgctaggccaactgGGGACTCACCGAGCTGACTGAGGTCCAGCAGGGTCCAGTGGATGCCGGTGGGACAGCCCGCGCTGAGCGGGCGGATGTGTACGTCCCCGTACAGGTCCAGCCCCCACAATGCATCACTGCAGGCAGAGAGCTGCACCATCTCAGCCTCTGTTGGAAGCTGCACTGTGGAGGGGCGGAGCTGTGCGTCTCTGTCCCAAATGCAGAACAAATCCTTCCGGCTCTGGCCGAGCCACAGGTAGCTTCCTacaagaccacacacacacacacaaaacacacacacacacaaaacacacaattcaATTTACTTACACGTGGATACACAAACGCTTTATATTTAATAGCTGCATGTGGGCCGGGAGGAAGGTGCACTGCGTCCTGCAGTTTTATTCCACACTACCTTCTTTTGTAGGGGAGGGCGAGCAGAAAATAAACGCCCATTTAGCAGAAGAGACGGTTCCTCTGGGGACCACGACGTTCCAGTACGTCCCTGAAATGACAGAGTAGAGCTGAGGAATCAACATAATTTAATTGGGGACATCAGTGTGAGTGTCccccaaacatttacatttacagagtttatccagagcgcctcatagtcagtagttacagggacagtcccccctggagacacccagggttaagtgtcttgctcagggacacgatggtggtaagtggggtttgaacctgggtctacaggcgagtgtgttacccgctaggctactaccactcattgCTTCTCAGCATCCACTCTGATCTGATCTGCATTAAACACCAGCCAACCGAGCCGCGCTGTGATTGGTCCAGAGTTAATCATGTGTCGGGCGGGGATCAGGCTCATACCAATCAGGCTGCCCTTGGCCACGTGGAAGTCGTTGCGTCCCGAGGCGATCCACACGCCGCTGGCGCTGGCGGTGATGAGGCTGGGCTGTCCCTGGGACTGCTGGGAGAGGAACGCCACGCGCAGACATTCTGCCACGCGCTCCACGGGCACCCGCGTCGCCGTGGCAACACTCTGAGTGGCGTGTATGAGCGTCTGGAACAGGCTGCCTTGGTCGAAGACCACGTAGTCGGTGATGCTCACCTGTCACGATATGATATGGACACCAGTCCTTCAAGTTGTTTCTGCTTATTTTATACATGATCATtacaaatattaacattttacgTTATAAATTTTAAGGGTGAGAACCATATTGCCGTAAATGAGATTTTGGCAACTTCTCAGGAGAGCAAAGACAAATAAATAGACCCTCTATTGTGTGTTGATTTCATTCTTTATAACACATTTCTGTATGATGACAGAATACATAATgagcaacattttatttgaaataatacattttaaatttctgAATTAGTCACAAGCGCCTGCTTCTGTGGATTCAGTGTAAAGtcatttgattttttgtttaataacttTATCCATGTCCTTTTGCCAAAAAAGAAGCTGATCAGTAACTTTCATTTGAACGATTCACCTACAGCCGCATGGTTCTCATCCATCAGTAACATGAACTTGACATTTGAGAGATATAGATCAATATCCACAACACAAAGACATTTACatgtttaccagacgtccttatccagagagacttacagtcagtagttacagggacagtccccccctggagacactcagggttaagggacacaatggtagtaagtggggtttgaacccggatcttctggttcgtaggcgagtgtgttacccgctaggctactaccaccctacacacacacacacacacacacacacacacacagggt belongs to Denticeps clupeoides unplaced genomic scaffold, fDenClu1.1, whole genome shotgun sequence and includes:
- the ankrd9 gene encoding ankyrin repeat domain-containing protein 9, whose protein sequence is MPLHLGTLDGDRDYKSEKRCQRTSFAFYQAVRDRLPVWVLEDMRTMEVFHWEEDGRACAYTPSEALLYALVHDHQQYARHLLSRHSLRALDMPSRSFRCCPASPTPHVAVAVRYNRVRILRMILGCATDFTRGERQDYLDRRGCTHGDSALHLACDLLRPECLVLLLGHGASPYVTDRAGNTPLDGLLADMRRGAPDMAPRRVCLGYLLLFMPELRFRLRGELRDDAPRWQELLGRQAFQWLCGRTPPSLFAQAMQTLTRCAPPATMDTLPGYLRPLDFRLHQERSGNELHFTF